CTCCAACTGGCTTGCCACCGGCGCGGGCAGGCGCTGCTTGAGGAACTCGATAACGGTTTGCGCGGCCGAGCTTGCCTGGCTGTCGTTCAATCCCACGCGCGACTTGAGTTGCTCAATCAATTCATTCATAGCTGGCCTCCTTAGCCATCAGCGTTCGGATGCAAATCGGGGCCGCGAGGTGCTCCGGGGCGCGTGAGCTGACGCTTCGTCTCGACGACGTCTTCCAGTACTCAGATTGCGCAGCGGCGCAGTGCGGCAGGCAAGCGGCTCAGAGCATAGAATGGCCGATGCATGTCGCTCTATTTCTTCCGGTTGCGTCTTTCCGAAGCGCGCCAGCGCTGGTTGGCGCGTGTTCGTGCGTGGCTGCGCCGGCGTCGGGCGAGTCCGCCGCCCGATCCTTATGCCGACGTGCTCGCGCCGCTGCGCCGCGGACCGCGTCCGCGGAGTGGAGCGGCCGCCGTCGCCGAGCCGGATGAATTCGAGCCCTGAGCCGGGACGCGGCGCGGGTGCATCCATTGGTTGGTAGCCGACTCGGTAGGAAGGGAACTCAATGGCCGAAACCTGCACTCATCTCGACCAGATCAAGAAGGTCACGCCGTCCGCCAAGGGCTGCGAGGACTGTTTGAAGATTGGCGACACCTGGGTCCATCTGCGCTTGTGCCTGAGCTGCGGACACGTGGGCTGCTGCGACTCATCGAAGAACAAGCACGCCACCCAACACTTCCATCACTCCAAGCACCCCATCATCCAGTCGTTTGAGCCCGGCGAGAACTGGCGCTGGTGCTACGTGGACGAGCTGTTCATGGAGTAATGGCTTGTTCACCGCAGAGACCCAGAACTTGGTGATTTGGCGAATTCGTGACCTGGCGACTTGGCTGATGCGGGCGTGGTCGTTGTATCTGAAAACACCAAATCGCTAAACCACCAAATCGCTAGATGCCTGAACGTTCCAGCGCGGCCCGGTCCCACTTCCCAAGGCCGGCGGCGGCTTCGTAGGTCTTCTGGCAGAAGTCGAGCAGCATGCCGCGCGGGTCGGCGGCGTTGCGGACGTCTTCGTACATCAGCAGGTACTCGTTCAGGTCTGAGCTGTAGAAGCCGGGCGAGTTCACGGCCGTCTTGAAGCCATCCGGCTCGGGCGCGGCGTAGGCGTAGAAGGCTGCGTCTTTTACGGGGCCGCCGCCGGGCCACCATCCAACGCTGGCGCACTCGTGCGAGTAGGCCTCGCGGGTGAGGAAGTCGGCGCCGGGGCGCTCGGGCGCGCGGCGTCCGCTGAAGCGCGTTACCGCCAGGTCGAAGCTGCCCCAGAAGAAATGCACCGGGCTGCATTTGCCGATGAAGCGTCCGCGAAACTCGTGCAGCACCGGCCAGCAGGCCAGCAAAACCTGCCAGAAGCAATGCGCCTGATCGGGTTCGTAGCTGGCGTGCTCCTCGTCGCGCTCGAAGGGAACCGGGTCGGGAACTTCCTGCGGCATCGTCCGGATGTTGACGTTCACTCCCAGCGCGCGCAGCGTGCTCATGAACTCGCGATAGAAGTCGGCCACCGAACGGGCGTAGAGACGCATGGCGCGGCGCTCGCCACGGCTGCTGCGGAAGCGCAGCTTGTGCTCGGTGAAGTCGAACTCCATCTCGAAGCTGCCGCCGTGGTAGGGGATGGCGCTGCTGGTCAGGCCGCGCGAGGTCACGTAGAGCGCGCTGTGCCAGAAGTGGTTGACCGGGGGCGTGAGCTCGGTGCGCACCTTGCCGACCATCTGCGTCCACATGTGGAGCGTGGCGCGGGTCGGCTCCCACTCTGCCAGCGGGAGTGCCGGCCAGAGTTCGGGCACGGCCGAAGGAAGCGGAACACGCAGGGCGGACACAACGCCTCCGAACAACCCGTGATTTTACAGGGAACCACGATCTCACGTGCGGAATGGCGCGCCAAAGGCCCGCTTTGGCGGATTTCGCTTTGTTGCTTGACGCCCTCACCATGCGGGGTGAGAATGCGCGCGCTGTTCAGGAGGATGAGATGAGAACCCGCCACTTCCGGCCATCCCTGGGTTGGGTCCTGCTGCTGTTCACGGCCCTGGTGAGCTGCCAGAAGGCGGAGACGCCTACTCAGGCGGCAGCCCCGGCGCCACCGCCACCGCCGCCACAAACATCGCAGGGGAAGCTGGTGCGTGCCGAGCTTTCACCGAAAACGAAAGTTCGCGTGATGTACCTGACGGTGAACGGGCTCAAGACAAGCACCGACGACAAAGAAGCCGCCAAGGGCAAGACGTGGGTGGTGCTGCACTTCGACGACAAGCCGCCGCTGGAGAAGAAGAAGTCCGACGGCGTGGTGAAGCTGAGCAGCAGCGGCGACCGCGGCCGCCTGGAGGCCAAGGACAACTCGGCGACCGACGAGCCCAATCTCTTTCTCACCGACGCAGCCGGCGCCAAGTACACCGACTGGTACTTCTTCCAGGAGAAGAACTCAAAATCAGCGCGCATTGCCTTCGAAGTTCCGCAAGGAGCCGGCGGGCTCGTGTTTCACGACGGCGCCGACAAGGCATATCCGATTCAGCCGGTGGCCGCGGCCCCGGCGCCGGCCCCAGCGGCTGCCGGAAGCGCTAAGTAACGGCGCCCGATCAACGAGCGGCGCGGCGCTCGGGCGACAGCCTGGTCAGGTAGTCCATGATCTCGGGTGTGGTCCAGTTCACCGGGCCGATGAATTTGCGCCGCATCACGCCCTCCGAGTCAATCACGTAGGTTTCCGGGAACTTGAAGGTGCCGTAGAGGGTGTTGCTGGCCTGGCGCGGGTCGCGGACGGTGAGCAGGTCGATGTTGTACTTCGTGAGGAAATTGCGATAGGCGTCGGCGTCCTCGTCGGTGCTGACGGCGAGCACCACCACGCCCTTGTCGCGCAACTGCCGCTGCATGGCCATCAGCGATGGCATTTCTTCGATGCACGGCGGACACCACGTCGCCCAAAAATTCAGAACCACCGTTTTGCCGCGAAGACCGCTGAGCGACACGCTTCGCTGCTGATCATTGACCGTGAAATCGGGCGCGGGGGAGCCGATCTTGGGCGGGGCCGTGCCGCGATCGCAGGCGGAAGCGAGCAACAGAAGCGCGATTGCGGCAGCCACACGGCGCACAAACGTATAATAACAACTTCGCCTCATGCCGCCGCAGCCGCCAGGACCGCCTGCATCGCGCCGCAAGCAGCCGTCGTCCGCGGCAGAAGATGCGGCGGCGCCGCTGGTTTCGGTGGTCGTGCCGGCGCGCAATGAGGAAATCTCGATCGGCGAGTGCCTGGCATCACTAACGGACCAGAATGGCGTTTCCTGCGAGATCATTGTGGTGGATGACGATTCGAGCGACGCGACGGGGGAGGTCGCGCGTTCGTTCCCGGGCGTGAAAGTGATCGCGGCCGGGCCGCTGCCGGCCGGCTGGAGCGGCAAGTCGAACGCCTGCGCCACCGGCGCACGGCAAGCGCGCGGCAAGTGGCTGCTGTTCACCGACGCTGACACGGTTCACCTGCCTGGTTCGCTGGCGCGCGCCGTGGCCGAAGCGGAGAATTGCGGCGCCGATTTGCTGTCTTACTCGCCGGAGCAGGTGACCGACACGGTGTGGGGGCAGGCGGTGATGCCGGTGATCTTTGCCGAGCTGGCGGGGACCTATCGTCCGCGCGAGGTTTCGGACCCGGCATCTGCCGCGGCCGCGGCCAATGGGCAGTATTTGCTGATCACGCGTGAAGCCTACGACGCAGTGGGCGGGCACGCCGCCGCAGCGACGACGCTTCTGGAAGACGTGGAGCTGGCGCGCCGCGTGAAGCGCAGCGGCCGCCATTTGCAATTCCGCTTCGGCGGCGATGCGGTGCGCACGCGCATGTACCGCAGCTTTGAGCAACTGCGC
Above is a genomic segment from Terriglobales bacterium containing:
- a CDS encoding UBP-type zinc finger domain-containing protein; this encodes MAETCTHLDQIKKVTPSAKGCEDCLKIGDTWVHLRLCLSCGHVGCCDSSKNKHATQHFHHSKHPIIQSFEPGENWRWCYVDELFME
- a CDS encoding DUF5996 family protein, whose product is MSALRVPLPSAVPELWPALPLAEWEPTRATLHMWTQMVGKVRTELTPPVNHFWHSALYVTSRGLTSSAIPYHGGSFEMEFDFTEHKLRFRSSRGERRAMRLYARSVADFYREFMSTLRALGVNVNIRTMPQEVPDPVPFERDEEHASYEPDQAHCFWQVLLACWPVLHEFRGRFIGKCSPVHFFWGSFDLAVTRFSGRRAPERPGADFLTREAYSHECASVGWWPGGGPVKDAAFYAYAAPEPDGFKTAVNSPGFYSSDLNEYLLMYEDVRNAADPRGMLLDFCQKTYEAAAGLGKWDRAALERSGI
- a CDS encoding TlpA disulfide reductase family protein, whose protein sequence is MAAAIALLLLASACDRGTAPPKIGSPAPDFTVNDQQRSVSLSGLRGKTVVLNFWATWCPPCIEEMPSLMAMQRQLRDKGVVVLAVSTDEDADAYRNFLTKYNIDLLTVRDPRQASNTLYGTFKFPETYVIDSEGVMRRKFIGPVNWTTPEIMDYLTRLSPERRAAR
- a CDS encoding glycosyltransferase family 2 protein, whose translation is MPPQPPGPPASRRKQPSSAAEDAAAPLVSVVVPARNEEISIGECLASLTDQNGVSCEIIVVDDDSSDATGEVARSFPGVKVIAAGPLPAGWSGKSNACATGARQARGKWLLFTDADTVHLPGSLARAVAEAENCGADLLSYSPEQVTDTVWGQAVMPVIFAELAGTYRPREVSDPASAAAAANGQYLLITREAYDAVGGHAAAATTLLEDVELARRVKRSGRHLQFRFGGDAVRTRMYRSFEQLREGWTKNLALLFPEAEELAARRGLEFAAIVGGAAVGAWAAASGRRGLAIASGALAAAAYGNFRRRIHRAHAGGRAETLALLGLPLFAYLLRRSAQRYAGEGEVTWKGRSYSAQTAERLTAGEGGFRGPIHEAAGPPNSSVMSD